In Alcaligenes faecalis, the sequence TGCTATGTCTTCGTAAACCATTCCTTTGAGCAAGTCTCGCAGCATGGCGTCGTCCATTTTGTGAATGGACTCGTCCATGACGAAGACGCTTTTAACGATATTTTCTTGAGGTTTTGGTGGAGTGGGGCTGGGTAAATCGATTTTTGGAATGCCGACCTGTTTGGAGAGTCCAGCAAGAACCTCATTGAAATTGGATGAGTTTGCTGTATCAACCTGCTGCTTTTTTTTGACTTGCACAGCAGGCGCGACTTCGGGGGGGGAAGAGCTAACAAACATGAGCGGGACCTTTTTGAGCAGGTATCAGGGTAGGGGCGTGCGGATGACGTCTGGTTGGGGCTTAGAGTTTGTAATAGACGGTGACCGTTATGGGCACATAGGCAGGAGGATAGAGGCCACCAAAGTTGGTTGCGCGAAGCACGACGTATATTGGCCTGCTAGCGTCGCGGTTTCTGAAGTTGTAGGTGGTGAACTCCTTGTCGTACATTGGCACGCAATCTGAAATGCCGTTCCAGCACACATGAGTTGTTGACGAAACTCTGTCGATTTGGTCTCCAGACATATAGGCTTCAACACGCTCAATTTTTGCTCCTGCTGGCAAGGAATGGCCAAACTGGATGGGGTTGAAGCTAAGGTGATAGGTCTCCAGCCTCGTTATCTGGAGAGTATGTTTCCCCGTCCAGAAGTTCTGCGCGTATGCGTTAGATGTAAATAATAAAAACTGAATGACAATAAATGACGTTAATTTAAATAGTTTTTTCAATTTTCTTCCTCGGTTGGTTCTATTTTTTTATTCTATTCTCCATTGAGGTTGGCTAATTGATGGTTTGCATTGGTAAAGGCGCCTAATTCGCTGTTTTGATTGTTTATTTTTCCAATTTTCATTAATTAGGTAGTTTATTTTTAATGCTTAATTCTGTTTTTATGAATGGTTTTATTTTTTTGGTTTCTATTATTTTTTTTGAAATTTACATTAATTCTGAGCGTTCGAAATTGGATATGGTTTATCTGTATTAGGGATCGTAGTGTTTGTTAGTCACTATGTTTCTGGCGTCACACCCTCAGCCTTGTATGTCTCTGGCAAGCTGCCTTGTTGTATCCAGGGGAAGCCGTCGAAAGCAGGTTGATGTAGTGCTTAATCATTAGCAGGCTGCATCGAGATGGAGATTAATCGCTGGGGAAGCTACAGACATATTCCTCTGTAGATAACTTCAAATAGATGCGGGCTGTGGTAAGAGTTTCTCTTGGCAAGAGGCTGGCAGGATCAGCCCTCATCACTGCCAGCCGTAACGCCGACCTAGCAATCCACCACCCTGGTTTCGCAAGCCCCCAACACCGCCACAGGCGTCCTGCTCGCCCCCTCCCTATCCCGCCGATCCAATCTCCCCGCCAACACCGTCAGCCCCAAAGCCAGCAACACAATCCCAGCCCCGATCCAGGTGGTATGGATCAACCCCATTCGTTCCACGATCACCCCACCGCCTAATGCACCGATGGCAATCCCGATATTGAACGCCGCAATGTTCAGCCCCGAGGCTACGTCTACAGCCTGCGGGGCAAAACGGTAGGCCTGGTTGACGACGTAAATTTGCAGCGCGGGTACGTTTCCGAAGGCAACGCCTCCCCAGGCCAGCACGGTGGCCAGCATCAGCCAACGGTTTGTCGCGGTAACGCTCAGCACCAGCAGCACCACGGCCAGCAGCAGGAAAATCAGTTTCAGGGCAGGGATAGGGCCGTGGCGGTCGGCCAGTTTGCCGCCCCACAGATTGCCTACGGCTACCGACACGCCATAGGCCAGCATCACCCAGCCCACGGCGTGGCTGGAAAAGCCTGTGATCTGCTCCAGCATGGGAGCCAGAAAGGTGAAGGCGGTGAACGAGCCTCCGTATCCCACCGCCGTCATGGCGTAGACCAGCAGCAGCCGGGGTTGTCCGAACACGCTTAGCTGCTGACGCAAGGTGGTCGCCTTGCTAGGCGCCACGTTCTTGGGCACAAAGATCAAACTTCCCAGAAAGGCGATGACGCCCAGTGCAGCAACGGCCAGGAAGGTGATGCGCCAGCCGTATTCCTGACCGATGAAGGTGCCCAATGGCACGCCGGTTACCAGGGCTGCGGTCAGGCCAGTGAACATGATGGCAATGGCGCTGGCGGCTTTTTCTTTGGGGACCAGGCT encodes:
- a CDS encoding MFS transporter; this translates as MPIALLALTISAYAIGTTEFVIVGLLPTIAADLNVSLPSAGLLVSLYALGVAIGAPVLTALTGKIPRKALMLALMALFTLGNLVAWLAPGYDSLIVARILTGLAHGVFFSIGSTIAASLVPKEKAASAIAIMFTGLTAALVTGVPLGTFIGQEYGWRITFLAVAALGVIAFLGSLIFVPKNVAPSKATTLRQQLSVFGQPRLLLVYAMTAVGYGGSFTAFTFLAPMLEQITGFSSHAVGWVMLAYGVSVAVGNLWGGKLADRHGPIPALKLIFLLLAVVLLVLSVTATNRWLMLATVLAWGGVAFGNVPALQIYVVNQAYRFAPQAVDVASGLNIAAFNIGIAIGALGGGVIVERMGLIHTTWIGAGIVLLALGLTVLAGRLDRRDREGASRTPVAVLGACETRVVDC